In one window of Desulforhabdus amnigena DNA:
- a CDS encoding GtrA family protein produces MFKQFSLYLIVAGSAALLNFGSRFLYNAFVPFEISVVLAYTTGLIYNYMLSRRFVFEGACSVGKRKQLPVFTVVAMLGLTLTWLGSMEALSVLNSFGPLEERKSQEALAHIAGIGFGFIGNYIGHKYITFRR; encoded by the coding sequence ATGTTCAAGCAATTCAGTCTGTATTTAATTGTCGCTGGTTCCGCTGCGCTACTGAATTTTGGGTCTAGGTTCTTGTACAACGCCTTCGTTCCCTTTGAGATAAGTGTTGTGTTGGCCTATACAACTGGATTGATTTATAATTATATGTTAAGCCGTCGATTTGTCTTTGAGGGGGCTTGCAGCGTTGGCAAACGAAAGCAGTTGCCTGTGTTTACCGTCGTGGCCATGCTTGGACTCACCCTGACTTGGCTGGGTTCTATGGAAGCGCTTTCGGTGCTGAACAGCTTCGGCCCGCTCGAAGAGCGAAAGTCCCAAGAGGCCCTGGCCCATATCGCTGGGATCGGGTTCGGATTCATCGGGAATTATATCGGTCACAAATACATCACATTCCGCCGGTAG